Below is a genomic region from Spirosoma radiotolerans.
ACGAGTCAGCTGCGTACATTAATTTTATGAAAGTAGTCAATGGCACGATCGTTCAGGCGCATACCGTGGAGATTAAGAAAAAGCTCGACGAGACTGACCCTGACTTGTTGGCCATGATGATCGTCGAGTTTCGGAATCAATATGGAAGTCCGGCAAAGGAAATAATTTCTAATATTCCACTTGATGTTGACCTGAAGGCAGAGGTGACTGTTCCGCAGATCGGTGACAAAAAGAAATTACTGGATATGTCGCTGAAGAATGTGCTGTACTTCCGGCGCGAACGTCAGGAACGGACAGCCGCTGAAGCAACCGCCAATGCCAGCAAGAAAGATCGAGTACTCATTCGGCTTAAGCAGGATTTACAGTTAAAATCACTACCAAACCGAATCGAATGTTTCGATAACTCCAATATCCAAGGCACTAACCCTGTATCGGCTATGGTGTGCTTCATTGGTGGCAAACCAGCGAATAAGGAATACCGGCATTTCTCTATAAAAACCGTTGTTGGTCCCAACGATTTTGCCAGTATGTATGAAGTCGTTACCCGGCGTTATTCACGCGTTCTAACCGAGGATACGGGTCTACCTGATCTGATTGTTATTGACGGCGGTAAAGGCCAGTTGAGTGCTGCCTGTGATGCTCTTAAGGCCCTGGATTTATACGGTAAGGTACCGATTATAGGCATTGCCAAACGGCTGGAAGAAATTTATTTTCCCGAGGATAACCTCCCACTTTATATTGACAAGAAATCAGAGTCGCTCAAACTTATTCAGCGAATTCGGGATGAAGCGCACCGTTTCGCGATTACGTATCACCGGGACAAACGCAGCCGGAATAGTCTGATCAGTGAGTTAGAAAATGTAGAAGGAGTTGGGAAGAAAACGGCGGCCAAACTTCTCAAGCATTTTAAAGGTGTTACAAAAATTCGGGAAGCCTCTCTCGATGAAGTAGCCGAAGTTGTTGGCAAAGACCGCGCTGACAAACTAAAGCAATACTTCGACGCCATTGAGCAGTAGCAACCTCTCTTGTATGTCAATCAAGGGTAATAAAAAAGGCATCTGAACGAATCAGATGCCTTTTTATTAACTTAGCTATTAGCAAACCCGTCTTAATATTCCCACAGACCGTGCTCGGTTTCCATTAATTCGTATTCTGTCTGATAGGATTTCAGCAAGCCTTCGCGGTCACCGTACATACCGACAAGATCCGTATCACCCGGGTTAGCTACTTTCGTAATCCGACCGTAGAATAACCGTAAGTCGAATGCGTCGGCCAGGTTTTTGTGCTGGGCCTGATTTTGCGGGTTATACCAGATGAATTTCTTCGGATCACTACGAAACAGCTTATCCAGGTCTTTATACTTGAACGAAGCAATTGGTTTTTCGTAACCAGCCTGGTTTTTATCGGCGGGTAACAGCAGGGTCACCGTTTGCATATCGTAATACAAACGTGACCGTTTGCGGTCAAAAATCCAGTCTTCCTTTACTTCAAGAATATTTAATTCTTTAGGAAAATATTCATCCCCAGAGAAGGCCGGTGCAGCTGCGGCAACCGTATCCTTCTTCACTTCTTCAACAACTGGAGGAGCGACAACTTTACCTTTCTTACCTTTCTTAGTACTGGCTACCGATTTTTTCTTCGGCGCTCCCCAGCCATCATCCGCTGGTTGAGCAGCTGCTTTTTTAGGCGTTCCCCAACCGTCATCAGCTGGCTTTTTCTTGTCTTTGGCAGGACCGCCCCAGCCATCGTCAGCACCAGCTGTTTTACCATCTTCCGTAAAGCCAGCTGCTTTTTCCTCTGCAGATAAGCCGCCACCGGTGTTAGGAATCAGCATGTTTTCGTGAAATTTATCCGCTGATATTTTTGTCGTACACGAATCATTCGTGTAGGCATCTATCAAGCCAGCTTTCACAGCCTCTATCAAATATTTGGAGATCTCGTTATTCTTCGAGAACATCGATTGATTTTGTTTCTCCTTCAGGTCAATCCGACGCCAAAGGGTCTTCTTCATCATGATGTCATTCTCATTAATGGCACGAACAGAATTTGCGTTTACGCCAGTGTTCGCCTTTTCCTGAGCCAGGGCCTCCCCTCCTGCCAGCGCCAGCGCAGCTACGGCTAGCACACCAGCATATCCTATCGTTCTATTTTGTGTCATGGCTACTACTTGTTGTCAATTCAGTTAGTTAACGGCCAATTGACCGCTTTAGTGCATCAATAGAGCGAAACCTGTACCAGTGTATTACCCATTGGTACGTCACTAACTTCACCTCTGAAGTTTTGACGCTGTACGCCTTCAATTTGAATAACGAGTCGGTCACCAGGCTGTGCTTCAGCAGCTAACGAAGCAATAGAACCACCTCCAGGACCAACGGTTACGAATTGAACCCGTTTGGTACCACGTACCAGCGACACAGTAGAGCTACTTGTACGAAATTTAGCATCATCAGGAGAGTAAGCCGCAAAGCTAGGATCAGGAACGGCCTGAATCCGTACACTGCGTGCCGATGATACAGGAACCCCGCGTGGATCATTGGCGCGAGTACCACCAACAAAAACTTCTAAGGTTGGCCTAGGTACCTTATTGACCCGGAAACGCTCGGTACCCAGTAAACTTCCTGAGTTACTGATGTTCAATGATACGTTCGCTGAACTTGGCACAACTGTGATCTTTCCTTTTTCTCCTGATGATACAACTGAAGCACCATCAGCAGAGAAACTTGGATTCCATAAAGCACCTAACTGCGGACTTTGAATGCTAAGCTTGTTAGCGCAACCCAGATACAAAGGAGGCATTGTACCCGTCTCGATCTGATAAGATGGCTTCGCGACATAATATTCAGCCGACAGAGGAACCGTTTTCAAACCGGCTGCCGTCTGGTAAGCGATCGATCCAGTCAGTGTCCGGCGCGCCAGGCCATTTTTATCGTAAGCACCACCCTGAGCGGTGAACTCAATAAGACCTTGTCCATCCTGAACCCGAACGGCTCCACCATTCAGACTCATCCGGGGCTGAATGCCCGATGATGAAGCAGCCAGAAACATTTGGCCTTTAAACTTCGTACCCGCCACAACAACCTTCGAGTCCATGCTTAGCATCGCAATGATCTTATCAAACTTAACGTCCTGCGCACCAACCTTACTGGCAAGCACGTCCAGCACTTCACCTTCGAGACGACGAACGTCGGCCTGCTTCTGGCTTATCACGGCTAAGGCAGCTGGTACGGGAGTTTGAGCAAAGTTTAATTCAGCGAAATCTTTTCTCTTCTGATCTGGAGAAAGACTGGCAATGGGATCATCCTTGCCATCAAGCGCCATTGGGGCATACTTATTTCCTGAAAGCCGGGAAAGGTTTTCAGTATAATTATTTAGTTGATCTTTTAGCTTGAAGGCAGCTCCATTCCGGTTAGTACCGATCATGAGTTGAGCTACTGATTCCTCTTCGCTTAGATTTTTGATGTTACCGGATTCGTCACGGCCACCACTCGTCGTTACAATCTGGTCTTTAAGCTTATCAAGTTCGCCACTCATCTCAGCGGTCAACTTGCGTACTTCATCGGCTTGCTTAACGATAGCTAAATCCGCAGCCCGGTTACCAGATTTTTCAACAGTTGCCCGGATGTTATCAAATGTAGATTGGTTTACCTTGCTGACAGCGCCGATCGACTGCTCCAGACTATTGTTAATTAAAACGAATTTTTCCAGAATGGCCGACGTGACTTGCAGAGCCAGTAATGCGGTCAAAACCAGATACATCATCCCGATCATCTTCTGACGGGGTGTCTCTTTTGTGCCTGCCATAAACTATGGTAGTAATAATATAAGTTGTGGAAAGGTCCGCCGTAGCGGTTATACAGTTGGGACAAAGTAAGGGTAACGTTGTCAGTTACGGATGTTTAATTCAGTATCTGACAACGCTACACGCTACAATACAATTCTTCTTAGTTGCCACGCATGGCTGTCAACATGCTGCCATAAACGCCATTTAGTGAGGCTAGATTACCCGTTAATTTAGCCAGTTCGTTTTTAAACTGCTGTGTATCCCGGCTCGCGTCACTCATGTTCTCCATGGCAGCAGACAAGCTACCATAAAAAGCGTTCATTGCCTTCAAATGCTTGTTGGTATCCTGTAACTCCAGTTCGTATACGGCATTTAAAGCGCCCATATTCTTAGTTACTTTCTGGAACTGATCACGGTAATCTTTAGCGTCTGTTGTGGCATCCGCCATTGAGTTCATTGCGGTGATTGCCGTACCGTATGACTTATTCATTTCCCCAATCGAGTTAGACGCCGATTTAACGTTGCGGGCGTAATCGTTGGTCGCAACGGTGGCATCGGTAAGATCGGTTAACTTCGACACCGTCTCGTTCAAATTGCGGAACCCTGAGCCTAGCCGTTCGAATACGTCTGGTGTCACTTTCGCTTGTGCCAACATCTGATCCATGTTTCCGGTCAGACCATTTGCCTGCGGTGCAGGTTTGCGGGCTTCTCCTTTGTAGTCATCAGCCAATTCTGGATAAACACGTTCCCAGGCATAACCGTCGTCCGCTGTAGCAGGCATTGTAAAACTCTGAACAGCATACAAAATAAAGATTACTACTTCCGTTAAAAGGCCGGCGGTTAAGAGCCAACCGAATTGTTCATTGTGGGTAATTTTGGCCCAAGCTCCGGCGATTACGACGGCCGCTCCGGCACTATAAATGGTTGGTACTAAACGATCCCAAAAAAAACTTGATGACTTTGCTGCTGCCATGATAAACTATTGTTGGTTGGAATAGGTAATTAACTCAGGTGGGTACTGTTTTATTGTACGCTGAAGAATGATCGATATGCTGTTATCGCTTAAGCCTTTTTGGCCGAAGCTTTCTTAGGCGCTTTGCTCTTACCGCCACCGCCAACTCGTCCAGAAGCCGTACGTCCTTCCAGGTTATCCATTACACACCGGAAACCAATATAAGAGCGCTTCTGATCTTCGTATTCATAGTAACGAGTACCTGTTTCCAGATAGTAGGCAATGTCTTTCCAGGAACCACCACGAACGACTTTCCGTGGTTCGTCGGCATTCTGGTTGTCCGGGTTCATATCCCAAACAATGGCATTGGTATTGTCAGCATAAGCATCACGGCACCATTCAGCTACGTTACCCGCCATGTTATACAGCCCGTAATCGTTTGGATTGTAGGCGGTTGCCGGAGCTGTATACGGATAACCATCTGCATCAAAATTACCGCGTTGGGGTTTAAAGTTAGCGAGGTAACAACCTTTACCATTCGCTACGTACGGGTTACCCCATGGATATTTCGCGCCGTTTTTACCACCCCGTGCAGCCCACTCCCACTCAGCCTCCGATGGGAGCCGGAAACCAAACGATTTATAGCCACCATCTTTTGTCCGGAAATCATCGAGTGTATTGGTGCGCCACTTACAGAAATGCTTGGCAGCTATCCAACTTACACCAACGACAGGATACGTATCGAAAGCCGGGTGTCCATAATAATGCTCAAGCATCGGATCACCGTTGTGATAAGTAAAGTCGTTTTTCCATACCGTTGTATCGGGGTAGTATTTTGACATTATCTCCTCTTCGCCCAATGTCGAAACGGAGTCAGCCAGCAGGGCATTTACATATTGCCGATACTCGTGATTCGAGATTTCAGCATCGTCCATATAAAACGAACTAATTGTAACCTGCCGGTTCATGTTGATTTGTGTGGCGGCTACATCTTCATCTGCCTGCCCCATAATAAACGAACCTGAGGGTACCAGCACCATGCCAAAGGGGGTTGGTTGTTTCCAGCCTTTACGCCCGGTAGCTGTGATCTCACCGTTTGTAATGCCTACTTCTCCTCCTTTACCACCACTACCGCCAAATTTTGACTTCAGAAAGCCACAACCTTGCATAAGCAGTACTACTGCTGCGCCCATCACTAACCGGGTTGCGTTGACTGTTAACCAGTTATACTTCATCATTGTCGAACTTTTACCTTCTTCTTGTGCGAGACCAGACTAAAAACGAAAATCTGTTTGGTTATTGTATGTTAAATTCGGGTTCAATGTATTTTCTCTGCATCATTTTTGTGCGAATCAGAGATTTATAATCAGAACGCCATCAATTCGGTCAAAAATAAGATTCACACTGCAAACTGCCTAACAAGAATATTGCCAAATAGGCACTTTACGTTAAACTTATCCAAGAAATTAATTACTCTATGGATTACCTAGTAGCGGAAACGTGGTGTCCTAATAATAGGCTTTTTACGAGCATCCGGTGCAGGCAATGCATACGATAAAAGAATTTCGTGTGATGTCGGGCTTTTTACCTGGCTGCCACTCGTCACAATATCCAATGCGTATCCAACTCTCAACGCGTTGTTCCGCATTAAGTTTATTCCTGCGGTGACCATAATAGCGTCTTTCAACCGATATCCCAGCCCCGCCCATATCCGATTGTCATACGTTCCTAGCAGATTTAGCGCAACTGTAGATCCTGGAAGGCCAGCAGCTGTACTGTACTGTACTAAAATCGATGGTTGTAAATCAATATTGTACCCCATTCCAAGCCTGTAACCTGCCGTTAGATACGCCTTACTGTCGGAAGGGTCGGTTAACCGATCAGCTACATAACTGTATTTGGCCTTGTTTAAGTGTGTCATACTTACACCCAGCCAGTAATCGGTCGTATTATAATATACGCCTGCGCCAATGTCTGGTTTAAATTGATTGATTCGGCCGCTAGGTAGCAATGGGTCACCCGGATCACCGGGACGAAATTGGTTAAAATCATATCCCCGATTAAACATACCGGCCTGAACGCCTATCGACAACGTCCCACTTTTCAGAGCAAGTCGATAAGCATACGATAGCTGCACTGCCTGATTAATAGAGGGCCCGTATTTATCATTCAACGCATAAATCCCAATGCCACTTTTAATGCTGGCGAGTGGCATATTGAACGACAGCATTTGTGTGCTTTGCGCAGCACTCTCGTCGCCAGTACCGCTGGTCTGATAACCCAGATATTGTGTCCGTTGCGTGATTTGAATACGCGATACCCCCTCCGACCCGGCCGCGGCTGGGTTGTAATAGAGCGGATTATACATGTACAAGCTAAATTGCGGGTCCTGCTGAGCAAAGGCGGTTGGAGCAACAATCGTTAGCAGGATAAAAGCAAAAACGTAGAGTGTGCGAATCATACGACCTGACCAAAATTCAGAACAAGGGTTATCAATTAAACCAGCGTTCCAGTAAACAATATCACAGTTTACAACTAAACGCCTGCAAAGCCAAATTATTTGCCTCAATTAAAGGCTAAATGCCGGACGTGAGCCTATTACTCCGTTCCGGCATTTAGCTTTTCGTATAACGGCTACGGTTTATTGATTGTTAGCCTTTTTTAGATACAGGTCCAGGGCACCTGTCATGGACGGCGCATTCGGCAATGGCGCTTCAATATCGAGCGTTAGGCCTGCCTCTTTGATTGCTTTGGCCGTTGTTGGGCCGAACGCAGCCATGCGAGTGCCATTCTGATTAAAGTTCGGAAAATTGCTCAACAGCGAACTGACACCCGATGGACTAAAGAAGGCGATTATATCGTAACTCTGAATATCGAGGTCCGATAAATCGGTGGGTACGGTATCGTACATGACGGCCTCCGTAAAGTGAAGACCACTTGTATCCATAAATTCCGGAATATCATTCCGACGGATGTTTGAACAGGGAAACAGAAACTTTTCGTTCTTGTGTTTCTTGATCAAATCAAATAATTCGGAAGCTGTCTTGGTACCGTTGAAGATTTTGCGCTTCCGGATGACGATGTATTTCTGAAGGTAGTTGGCCGTTTGCTCCGAAATACAAAAGTACTTCATATCGGCAGGCACCTCAACGCGACCTTCCTGGCAGATCCGGAAAAAATGATCAATAGCATTCCGGCTGGTAAAAATAATGGCCGTATGCGCTAATATATTAATCTTCTGACGCCGAAAATCCTTGAACGACTCGCCCTGAATCTGAATAAAAGGCCGAAAATCGATTTGAAGGTTGTACTTGCTAACTAAATCAAAATAAGGAGATTTCTCGTCGGCTGGTCGGGATTGGGTCACTAACATCCGGTTTACTTTCGTGAGCCGGTTTTCGGTGGATTGCATGCTGGGTTCGTTCATTGAATCTCTACTGGGTTCAACAGCTAATTTTCTCCTTTAACGCATTCAAGAATACTTAAAAGTGAATATAGCTCACTTATCACTGACCACTTTTTCTCAAAGCGCGAAGCGCAAACCGATTATGAGTGGAATCAATTCAACGATGCAAAGGTACGAAAATAAATAAAGATTCTTGATAGGTTCAAGGCTTCGGATCACAAGGTAAAGCAGGAATAGACGGCCCAGATAGAACCCAATCAAGGGTAAAAGCAGCATGTTGGGCACCCATGGTAACATGGGCGCATTGAACTGAATGATGGACAACAGGAGCGCCAGCGCCGTAAAAAACAACAACGACGACTGTATTATCTTGAAGTAATGAACATGAATTATGTCCTGTAGTTTGTATAAACCGCCCATCACTTCCAGCAAAACATATTTCCCGATGAGGCTTAAAAAAGCTACGCCACTGACCAGAAAGAACTCACCAATGAGCCAGCCAAAATGCTGTTCGCCAAGCAGTAAGGTGCGTGAAGCAAAAACATCGAGGTTGCGGCTTTGTACGAATATGATCAGGTACCCAATAACGAAGCCGAGGTTGAGCGTGAACAGCAGGTTCGTGCTACTCAACGGTCTGTTAATAAGAAATGACTCTTCCTGCGCTCGAAAAGAGATCAGATCCTGCAAGCTGTAAAACCGCAGAAAAGCCCGGTGATAAAGGGCAAACAGACAGGCATGGGTGGCTAGCAAAAACAACAGACCGAGGCTCAGAAAATTATCGTAGATCGTTTGTGGACGAGGCCGAACGCTCAGATTGTCGTCCCCCAGCACAACCTGTTTCTGGGTAGCCGACTTGGGATAGCCAATAAATACCCGCTTGTCATCTAGACCGGGCGCCCCATAAATTGTGAGGAAAATTTCCGGTTGACGATACACTCTGAATAAACTATCAATGCTGAGAACCTCCCACCGGTCGGCGATAAGTTTGCGCTTGAGCGCAGCATTGATGAATAAATACCCGTCCCGTCGGGTAGAAATCAGCAAGCTATAATGTCGGTTGCTTTCCAGATCAACGTAGGCGCTTAAGGCCGTCTGACCTGCGTGTTGCTCAAGTATGTATGGAATGTACGCTTTAGCTCCTTCATCATACACCTGAAAATCGTCGCGAAAATCGTGAACAGGATAATACCGTCCTTCGGGGCCAACGCCCGTAACGCGGGGCTGGGCAGTGGCGGGGAAAAAGAGAAAAAGCGAAAGAGCGAATGAGTGAACGAGTGACGCGACGGATATAGAAAAAGCGAAAGAATGAAAGGGTGCGATGAGGCTAAAATTCCACCTCAGTATAGCCACTCTTTCATTCTTTCGCTCTTTCACTCTTTTAGTCTTTTATTTCCCTAATGCCTTGAGCATTGTGTCGCCAATGAGGGCGGGCGATTCCACAACGTGAATGCCACACTCCTGCATGATCGCCATTTTGGCCGCTGCCGTATCGTCAGCACCGCCAACAATAGCTCCGGCGTGTCCCATCCGGCGTCCTTTTGGTGCCGTTTGGCCTGCAATGAAGCCGACAACGGGCTTACGGTTGCCATCTGCTTTGATCCAGCGGGCAGCTTCGGCTTCCATACCACCTCCAATTTCACCAATCATAACGATGGCTTCCGTATCAGGGTCGTTCATCAGCAATTCGACGGCTTCTTTCGTCGTCGTCCCGATGATTGGGTCTCCTCCAATACCAATAGCCGTCGACTGGCCTAAACCCGCTTTCGTCAGTTGGTCAACCGCTTCGTAAGTCAGCGTACCGGATTTAGAAACGATACCGATAGTACCTTTCTTGAAGATGAACCCAGGCATGATTCCCACTTTGCACTCCTCAGCCGTCATGACACCCGGACAGTTCGGGCCAATCAGCCGAACGTCTTTGTCTGACAGGTAATTTTTTACAGCTACCATGTCTTCCGTCGGGATACCTTCAGTGATACAAATGATCACCTTAATACCCGCTTCGGCGGCTTCCATGATGGCATCGGCCGCAAAAGCTGGCGGTACGAAAATAATGGAAACATTGGCGCCTGCCTGCTCGACAGCCTGCAGAACTGTATTAAATACGGGCCGATCAAGGTGCGTCTGGCCACCTTTACCAGGTGTTACACCCCCAACAACGTTGGTGCCGTATTCAATCATCTGCTGGGCATGGAAACTGCCTTCCGAGCCGGTAAAGCCCTGGACGATAACTTTGGAGTCTTTGTTGACTAAAACACTCATGACGGTTTGTAAATCGTTGGCGATACGGTTAATTGCAAAAAAGCCTGCCTAACAAACTAGAACGCATTTTGTGACGAGTCACCTTCTTTTCTGTTTGGTTCAGTAGCCTTATTCCGCTTAAAAAGTTGGGCAAAAGTAGCCGAAACTTCGTAAATTACGTGATGATTTTTTCGCACATCCTTTCCGGCTCCATTCTGGCCGGGGCGGGCGTCGGAGTGTTCTGGCACTTTTTTGGACGCATTTCTTTGTTTAACCGGCTTCTCTGGGGTTTCTTTCTGCTGACAACCTCCGTTGCGGCCCTCATTGGCGTTCTTCATTTCGCCGGGAATGAATCACTCGAACCGCTGCATCGGTCCATGATCGTACTGGCTGATTCACTGGGTGTTGTGTGCGTTGTCACGGCAGTTTACGCTCTATTAAATCAACAGACGCTTACCCTGATTTCCTTCGTAACTACGGTGCTTTTTGGCTTGTTTCTGTTCATCAGCCTGTTGTTGCCCGATGTTCGCGTATTTACGCCAATCGTTCCTTCTATGGGAATTTTAATACTCATGTTGCTGGCTGTTTTTTCGCTTCTCCAGCGAAATAAGCGAGGGCTTTGGGTCGTTCTGGCTGCTATGATGATGGGATTGGCGACGAAAGCCGACTCATTTGACGGCTTCATTCATCCAACAGATTTCTATCATTATGCCACCACGCTGGCGTTGTGGTTTTTTGGAAAGGCATCTGACTGGCGGGCTGGAATCAGTAAGTGAAAACAACGGGAACCTTCGGCACCCGAGATGGGCAAAAAGTTGCCTAACCAGTTAACTAATCCCTTACCAAACCAGTTACTCAATCACTTAAGACCTATACTCAACGAACGTGGATTTATTGGAATTAGCTCACGACCCAGTCGAAACGGCCAGGGCAGCCCGCCTGGTCTATATGAGCGATACAATGCCGGGAATCAGCCGCCAGCAGGCGAAGGATCAGTTTAACTATGTCGATACACACGGCAACGTCATTGACAATCCTGATACACTAGCTCGCATCCGCAGCCTGATATTACCGCCCGCCTGGCAAAATGTCTGGATTAGTCCAAAAGCAAATGGGCACTTGCAGGCAACGGGCATTGATACCAAAAATAGAAAGCAATACCGTTATCATCCGAAATGGAATGCCATTCGGAGCCAGACGAAATTCTTTCGGATGGTGGCCTTCGGCGAAGCCCTGCCCCTGCTTCGTGAACGGTTGGCGAAGGATTTGAAGAAACCTGAGCTTGCGCGCGAAAAAGTGATTGCCATTGCCCTCAGCGTGATGGAGCAAACCCTGATCCGGGTAGGCAATGCGGCTTATGAAAAGGAGTATGGTTCTTATGGCCTAACGACCCTTAAAGACAGGCACGTGAAGCTGGAAGGTACTGAAATGCGCTTTAGCTTCAAGGGCAAAAAAGGAATTTATCATGACATTACCCTGCATGATCGGCGGTTGTCCCGCCTGGTGAAAGCGTGCCGCGATATTCCGGGAAAAGAGCTGTTTCAATATTTTGACGAGAATGGCGACCGACATCCGATTGACTCGGGTATGGTCAATGCTTACCTGCATGAAACCATGGGCGACGATTTTTCGGCAAAAGATTTCCGCACCTGGGCCGGTACGGTAAACGCGCTGCGGCTTCTGGC
It encodes:
- the uvrC gene encoding excinuclease ABC subunit UvrC; its protein translation is MPEFDYKTELSKVPHEPGVYRYFDATGEVIYVGKAKDLKNRVSSYFTNSKGHDRKTIRLVSQIRKIEFTIVNTEFDALLLENQLIKRYQPKFNILLRDDKTYPFVCVTNEHFPRVITTRRIDRKQGTFYGPFANLKPMYTVLDMFSQLFTIRTCNYNLAPENIEAGKYKVCLEYHIGNCKGPCEGKQDESDYNSDIEQVHHILKGNLKPAQEYFKDRMVEAANDLAFEQAQKYKEKMDVLQRFQSKSTVVNPKIADADVFSIASDESAAYINFMKVVNGTIVQAHTVEIKKKLDETDPDLLAMMIVEFRNQYGSPAKEIISNIPLDVDLKAEVTVPQIGDKKKLLDMSLKNVLYFRRERQERTAAEATANASKKDRVLIRLKQDLQLKSLPNRIECFDNSNIQGTNPVSAMVCFIGGKPANKEYRHFSIKTVVGPNDFASMYEVVTRRYSRVLTEDTGLPDLIVIDGGKGQLSAACDALKALDLYGKVPIIGIAKRLEEIYFPEDNLPLYIDKKSESLKLIQRIRDEAHRFAITYHRDKRSRNSLISELENVEGVGKKTAAKLLKHFKGVTKIREASLDEVAEVVGKDRADKLKQYFDAIEQ
- the porN gene encoding type IX secretion system ring subunit PorN/GldN — encoded protein: MTQNRTIGYAGVLAVAALALAGGEALAQEKANTGVNANSVRAINENDIMMKKTLWRRIDLKEKQNQSMFSKNNEISKYLIEAVKAGLIDAYTNDSCTTKISADKFHENMLIPNTGGGLSAEEKAAGFTEDGKTAGADDGWGGPAKDKKKPADDGWGTPKKAAAQPADDGWGAPKKKSVASTKKGKKGKVVAPPVVEEVKKDTVAAAAPAFSGDEYFPKELNILEVKEDWIFDRKRSRLYYDMQTVTLLLPADKNQAGYEKPIASFKYKDLDKLFRSDPKKFIWYNPQNQAQHKNLADAFDLRLFYGRITKVANPGDTDLVGMYGDREGLLKSYQTEYELMETEHGLWEY
- the porM gene encoding type IX secretion system motor protein PorM/GldM, whose product is MAGTKETPRQKMIGMMYLVLTALLALQVTSAILEKFVLINNSLEQSIGAVSKVNQSTFDNIRATVEKSGNRAADLAIVKQADEVRKLTAEMSGELDKLKDQIVTTSGGRDESGNIKNLSEEESVAQLMIGTNRNGAAFKLKDQLNNYTENLSRLSGNKYAPMALDGKDDPIASLSPDQKRKDFAELNFAQTPVPAALAVISQKQADVRRLEGEVLDVLASKVGAQDVKFDKIIAMLSMDSKVVVAGTKFKGQMFLAASSSGIQPRMSLNGGAVRVQDGQGLIEFTAQGGAYDKNGLARRTLTGSIAYQTAAGLKTVPLSAEYYVAKPSYQIETGTMPPLYLGCANKLSIQSPQLGALWNPSFSADGASVVSSGEKGKITVVPSSANVSLNISNSGSLLGTERFRVNKVPRPTLEVFVGGTRANDPRGVPVSSARSVRIQAVPDPSFAAYSPDDAKFRTSSSTVSLVRGTKRVQFVTVGPGGGSIASLAAEAQPGDRLVIQIEGVQRQNFRGEVSDVPMGNTLVQVSLY
- the porL gene encoding type IX secretion system motor protein PorL/GldL, with product MAAAKSSSFFWDRLVPTIYSAGAAVVIAGAWAKITHNEQFGWLLTAGLLTEVVIFILYAVQSFTMPATADDGYAWERVYPELADDYKGEARKPAPQANGLTGNMDQMLAQAKVTPDVFERLGSGFRNLNETVSKLTDLTDATVATNDYARNVKSASNSIGEMNKSYGTAITAMNSMADATTDAKDYRDQFQKVTKNMGALNAVYELELQDTNKHLKAMNAFYGSLSAAMENMSDASRDTQQFKNELAKLTGNLASLNGVYGSMLTAMRGN
- the porK gene encoding T9SS ring complex lipoprotein PorK/GldK encodes the protein MMKYNWLTVNATRLVMGAAVVLLMQGCGFLKSKFGGSGGKGGEVGITNGEITATGRKGWKQPTPFGMVLVPSGSFIMGQADEDVAATQINMNRQVTISSFYMDDAEISNHEYRQYVNALLADSVSTLGEEEIMSKYYPDTTVWKNDFTYHNGDPMLEHYYGHPAFDTYPVVGVSWIAAKHFCKWRTNTLDDFRTKDGGYKSFGFRLPSEAEWEWAARGGKNGAKYPWGNPYVANGKGCYLANFKPQRGNFDADGYPYTAPATAYNPNDYGLYNMAGNVAEWCRDAYADNTNAIVWDMNPDNQNADEPRKVVRGGSWKDIAYYLETGTRYYEYEDQKRSYIGFRCVMDNLEGRTASGRVGGGGKSKAPKKASAKKA
- a CDS encoding PorP/SprF family type IX secretion system membrane protein, with amino-acid sequence MIRTLYVFAFILLTIVAPTAFAQQDPQFSLYMYNPLYYNPAAAGSEGVSRIQITQRTQYLGYQTSGTGDESAAQSTQMLSFNMPLASIKSGIGIYALNDKYGPSINQAVQLSYAYRLALKSGTLSIGVQAGMFNRGYDFNQFRPGDPGDPLLPSGRINQFKPDIGAGVYYNTTDYWLGVSMTHLNKAKYSYVADRLTDPSDSKAYLTAGYRLGMGYNIDLQPSILVQYSTAAGLPGSTVALNLLGTYDNRIWAGLGYRLKDAIMVTAGINLMRNNALRVGYALDIVTSGSQVKSPTSHEILLSYALPAPDARKKPIIRTPRFRY
- a CDS encoding uroporphyrinogen-III synthase → MNEPSMQSTENRLTKVNRMLVTQSRPADEKSPYFDLVSKYNLQIDFRPFIQIQGESFKDFRRQKINILAHTAIIFTSRNAIDHFFRICQEGRVEVPADMKYFCISEQTANYLQKYIVIRKRKIFNGTKTASELFDLIKKHKNEKFLFPCSNIRRNDIPEFMDTSGLHFTEAVMYDTVPTDLSDLDIQSYDIIAFFSPSGVSSLLSNFPNFNQNGTRMAAFGPTTAKAIKEAGLTLDIEAPLPNAPSMTGALDLYLKKANNQ
- a CDS encoding DUF4271 domain-containing protein → MKERKNERVAILRWNFSLIAPFHSFAFSISVASLVHSFALSLFLFFPATAQPRVTGVGPEGRYYPVHDFRDDFQVYDEGAKAYIPYILEQHAGQTALSAYVDLESNRHYSLLISTRRDGYLFINAALKRKLIADRWEVLSIDSLFRVYRQPEIFLTIYGAPGLDDKRVFIGYPKSATQKQVVLGDDNLSVRPRPQTIYDNFLSLGLLFLLATHACLFALYHRAFLRFYSLQDLISFRAQEESFLINRPLSSTNLLFTLNLGFVIGYLIIFVQSRNLDVFASRTLLLGEQHFGWLIGEFFLVSGVAFLSLIGKYVLLEVMGGLYKLQDIIHVHYFKIIQSSLLFFTALALLLSIIQFNAPMLPWVPNMLLLPLIGFYLGRLFLLYLVIRSLEPIKNLYLFSYLCIVELIPLIIGLRFAL